The Desulfobulbaceae bacterium nucleotide sequence CAACTGCTCAAGATCAAGGTCTGCCACAGCCGCCCCATTCTACCGTTACCGTCAGCAAAGGGATGAATAAACTCAAACTCGTAATGAAAAACAGAAGAGGCAATCAGGGGATGGTCGTCACTGTTCGCAATCCAGTTTAATAAATCCCGTATCAGTTGAGGGACCATTTCAGCGCTTGGGGCAACATGGATCACCTCACCAGCCTTCTTGATACCGACACTGCCCCGACGAAAGAGACCAGACTTTGCCAATACGCCTTCCATCAGCATCCGGTGGGCTTTCAGCAGGTCTTCTTCGCTTGTCATGTCAAAGTGGTTCAGACTCTCATAAGCCTTGATAGCCCCATGTACCTCAGCAATTTCACGGGCTGAGCCGAGCACTCTTTTACCATCAACAATATCACTGACCTGCTCCAGGCTTAACGTATTGCCCTCAATGGCCAATGTGCCGGTGATCGTTTTTACCAGGTTGCCTTTACGGAGTTTTGGTGAACCGGGGGCAAGGCCTGCCGCATCAATATAACCAACTGCCTCGCTGATCTCGCTGACCAGCGACAGAATTTGTTTGGTTATGGTAAAGGGTGGTTGGTAATTTTCAGTCATGCAGAGCGTTTACCGTGAGCTATTTCCTTTGACATGCGAGCTATATCCTCTACTGACTCAGCTGCATATTCGCAGGCATCTTTTATCTTGTCAAGGGTTCCTTCTAGCTACCCCCGGATTGCAACGAATTTCACCGGACACCACCGGACAACAAAAAACCCGCAAAGCTTAAAGCCATGCGGGTTTTTGTATTGCACCGGACGTTGCCGGATTATGTGCTGGTGGCGATGCAGAGACTTGAACTCCGGACACCACGGATATGAGCCGTGCGCTCTAACCAGCTGAGCTACATCGCCATAATTCACGAGGGAAGAGGACAACTCCTCCCTTCGAGAAGAAACCCATATAACACATTTGAAATATAAAAAAAAGACCTTCTAGAATTTTTAAAATAAAAAAAGGCAGGGCCACGGCTGACCCTGCCTTATCCAAGGAGGAGAGTTAAAAGAGTACAGAAATAAACATCAAAGCATTCTGTGCAATTTGATTAACATGTAAAGCAATCGACGTGCCAACAACAGGACGATCCAGTCAAACCCTTTAAAATCAAGCTGTTACACAACAAAAGCATTCTCCATCTTTATTTCGATGATGCACAGACACCCAACTTTGAGGGTATTTTTACCCAGCCAAGGTTATACTCACCCATTTCGAACTCAAAACGATATAACCAACTGTAAAAAAAAAGCCGCCACTTGCGTGACGGCTTTTTTCATCACACTTCAGTGAACATATCTACTCTACTTTTTGATCGTAGCGCTCTTGATAATATTTTTTCATCGCCTCAACTTTTTGAGGATCAAACCCTTCAATAAACCAGACGTGGCGCGGATCACTCTTTATATACTTCGTGAGTATCTCTTCATAGACTTCAGGCTTTCCAGCCTTCTCGCTGGCCTCTTTTGCCTCCGGCAGCAACTCTGTATAGAAATGCTTTGCCACTTCATAAATACCGTGCCACCAGGCATAGTCAGGACCAGACATTGCGGCGCCGTGGCGGGCTCTTCTTCCTTCATGGTGCCACAACTCCCAATAAATCCAGTCGATCTTATCATCAAAGTTACTCTTCGAAATGACACCTTTTTCCATGAGCAGACTGCGTATCTCTTGGGCTGGAACAGCAAATTTACTGTTATACAGATCCACAAACTGATCCAGCTGACTATAGAACCCCGAAACAAAGGCCGGACCATGGCACGATTGGCATACATCAGTCATGTTGCCCAGTTTCTTTTGCCAGTTATCAGTTCGTTTGGACACTGGAGCCCGCAGATCCCACGCCAGTCTCTCACCCACGTCGTGGGTAACCGGGAGATTTGCCGTTGCGCCCATGTGGCAGGTTGTGCAGGTTGGGGCATCATAATAATCCTGACCAGGCACCCACTTCGGATTGTCCATGTTCAGCTCGTCTTCGTAGGCACGATATAAAATTCCATGCTTCGACTCTTCGTATACCTCTTTTTGTGGGTGATCAGGGCCAAGATGACATTTACCGCAAACTTCCGGCTTGCGGGCCTGTGCCTTACTGAATCGATGCCGGGTATGACAGGCAGAACATGTTCCCTTTGATCCATCAGGATTGACGCGACCAATACCGGTATTAGGCCAGGTGGCAGGATCCAAAGTTCCATCTGCGTTTGTCTTAACAATTGAACCATGGCACTGGCGACAACCAACTGCAACAGCCGGTTCACCACCAATTGTTTGGCCCAAAAGCCCATCCTGAGTATTTAATATATCGCCAGCCTTAGCATGATGGCTTGCCTCCTGCTCAGCTGTTTCCTTGGGATGGCATTTACCACAATCTCGAGGAGAAACAATGGAAGCCACAAAAAAACCGTTATGATCCATTGCATCGGGCTCTCCCTTCTGGGCGCCATGGCATTCATAACAACCGACGCCAGCATTCCAATGGCTGCTTGACTGCCATTGATCAACCAGGCCTGGCATCATCTCCGTATGGCAATCAAGACATTTCTGCGTTTCAGCAGAAACTTTGGCTTGGGCGTCCATTGCTATGCCACTGGACAATAAAGCCACACCTAAAAAAACTCTCCACGCAGTTCGCATTGTTCTTCCTCCCATTTCTGTTTTTAATTTGCTTTCCTACAACCTTTGACCATACAATTAATTTAGCCAGTTTCTTTAGCACAAAGAGAAATTCTATCACGATGTTCACCTGTTGGGTCAAGCACTTTATTCAAGCAATTAAAAATTAAAAAATTTTTTCAGTCTTGACCTAAGTCAAGGATCAGGCTGGCCTTCCCGTGTATAGTTTAATTGAACCTGCCGGAAAAACCGTCATAGGAGCGCGGCAAAAGACCCATAGTCGTGCTCACATAAATAATTTTTTAATTGCACCATAACCCCAAAGGAGAAAATCATGAATTGTAATCAATGTGAACAAACAGCAAAAGGAACGGCATGCACCACAATCGGTGTCTGCGGAAAGTCAAACTCAACAGCTGCCTTACAGGATCTGCTTATTTACGCATCCCAAGGTATAGGTATTTATGCCACAGCGGGAAGGAAGGCTGGTGTCATCGACGCGCAGGTTAATAAATTTACCTGCGAAGCTATTTTTTCGACCCTGACCAATGTAGACTTTGACGACGCACGCCTCACAGCACTTATTACTACAGCCATTACGCTCCGGGATGCGCTTAAGGCTAAAGTTGCCGCGGCCGGTGGCGATGTTTCCAGCACTGACGATGCTGCAACCTTTACACTTCCCACAACCGAGGCGGACATGATCAGTAAAGGGGAATCTGCCAACCTGCCTTCAAATAAGATTGAGAATGCGGATATCTTGTCACTCAAGGAAATTCTTCTTTATGGACTTAAAGGGCTAGCTGCGTACACTGATCATGCCAGAATTATGGGCCAAGAAGATGACACCGTTTACGCCTTTATCCATGAAGGGCTTGCCTCGCTTTCACGAACAGATATCGACCTGAATGGCTGGGTTGGCCTTGTCCTGAAATGCGGCGAAGTTAACTTACGGGCAATGGAGCTTCTCGATGCTGGTAATACCGGCACCTACGGTCACCCTGTACCTACCGAGATTCCACTGGGCGCCAAAAAAGGTAAAGCCATTCTGGTTTCAGGACACGACTTAAAAGATCTTAACAACATCCTCCTCCAGACCAAAGGCAAAGGCATCAACGTTTATACCCATGGTGAGATGCTGCCCACCCACGCCTACCCTGAGCTGAAGAAGCACGATCATTTTTACGGCCATTATGGTACTGCCTGGCAGAATCAGGCTAAAGAGTTCGCAGAGTTTCCTGGCGCAATTGTTATGACCACAAACTGCATTCAGAAACCCAAAGACAGCTATGTAGATAACATCTTTACAACAGGCATGGTGGCATGGCCAGGAGTAAAGCATCTTGGCGATAAAGATTTCTCTCCGGCAATCAACCGGGCCCTTTCAATGGCTGGATTTACTGAGGACACCGACAAAGGTACCGTCATGGCTGGTTTTGGGCGTAACACCGTATTATCGGTTGCCGACAAAGTAATCGCCGGCGTTAAAAACAAAGATATCCGCCATTTCTTCCTGGTTGGTGGTTGCGATGGAGCAAAGCCTGGCCGAAACTACTACACCGAATTTGTTGAGCAGGTGCCTTCAGACTGCATGATTTTGACCCTGGCCTGTGGCAAGTTCCGTTTCTTTGACAAAAAACTTGGTGATATCGGCGGCATTCCTCGCCTGCTCGACGTTGGGCAGTGTAATGACGCCTACTCGGCCATTCAAATTGCCTCTGCCTTAGCCGGCGCCTTTGATTGCGGCGTTAACGATCTGCCCCTTTCATTCGTTCTTTCATGGTACGAACAAAAGGCTGTAGTAATTCTGCTGACGCTTTTTTATCTCGGAATCAAAGATATCCGACTCGGACCCAGTCTTCCAGCTTTCGTTACTCCAAACGTCCTGAACGTACTGGTTGAGAACTTTAACATCATGCCTATCACCACCCCGGAAGCTGATTTAGCTGCCATGCTAGGTTAATTTGTAACTCGGAGACATACTATGCAATGCCCAGGTCAAGACAGTCGCTATTGGGACAATGAGGCAATTTTTGAGGCAAATTGTTCTAAATGCGGAACTATAGTCGAGTTCTTCAAGGATGATAATAAGCGAAAATGCAGGCAATGCGGGAATGAGATGCTCAATCCCAAGATTGACTTCGGCTGCGCATCTTATTGCCCCTATGCAGAGCAATGCCTGGGCAGTCTGCCTCCGGAGATGATCGCTAAAAAACAGGAGCTGCTTATCGATCGTGTTGCCATTGAGTCAAAAAAGATGCTGGCTCAAGATTTTGCCAAAATTTCTTTAATGACCAAGGCAGCCCGATTTGCGAATACAATTA carries:
- the hcp gene encoding hydroxylamine reductase — protein: MNCNQCEQTAKGTACTTIGVCGKSNSTAALQDLLIYASQGIGIYATAGRKAGVIDAQVNKFTCEAIFSTLTNVDFDDARLTALITTAITLRDALKAKVAAAGGDVSSTDDAATFTLPTTEADMISKGESANLPSNKIENADILSLKEILLYGLKGLAAYTDHARIMGQEDDTVYAFIHEGLASLSRTDIDLNGWVGLVLKCGEVNLRAMELLDAGNTGTYGHPVPTEIPLGAKKGKAILVSGHDLKDLNNILLQTKGKGINVYTHGEMLPTHAYPELKKHDHFYGHYGTAWQNQAKEFAEFPGAIVMTTNCIQKPKDSYVDNIFTTGMVAWPGVKHLGDKDFSPAINRALSMAGFTEDTDKGTVMAGFGRNTVLSVADKVIAGVKNKDIRHFFLVGGCDGAKPGRNYYTEFVEQVPSDCMILTLACGKFRFFDKKLGDIGGIPRLLDVGQCNDAYSAIQIASALAGAFDCGVNDLPLSFVLSWYEQKAVVILLTLFYLGIKDIRLGPSLPAFVTPNVLNVLVENFNIMPITTPEADLAAMLG
- a CDS encoding Fic family protein, producing MTENYQPPFTITKQILSLVSEISEAVGYIDAAGLAPGSPKLRKGNLVKTITGTLAIEGNTLSLEQVSDIVDGKRVLGSAREIAEVHGAIKAYESLNHFDMTSEEDLLKAHRMLMEGVLAKSGLFRRGSVGIKKAGEVIHVAPSAEMVPQLIRDLLNWIANSDDHPLIASSVFHYEFEFIHPFADGNGRMGRLWQTLILSS
- a CDS encoding cytochrome C552, producing MRTAWRVFLGVALLSSGIAMDAQAKVSAETQKCLDCHTEMMPGLVDQWQSSSHWNAGVGCYECHGAQKGEPDAMDHNGFFVASIVSPRDCGKCHPKETAEQEASHHAKAGDILNTQDGLLGQTIGGEPAVAVGCRQCHGSIVKTNADGTLDPATWPNTGIGRVNPDGSKGTCSACHTRHRFSKAQARKPEVCGKCHLGPDHPQKEVYEESKHGILYRAYEDELNMDNPKWVPGQDYYDAPTCTTCHMGATANLPVTHDVGERLAWDLRAPVSKRTDNWQKKLGNMTDVCQSCHGPAFVSGFYSQLDQFVDLYNSKFAVPAQEIRSLLMEKGVISKSNFDDKIDWIYWELWHHEGRRARHGAAMSGPDYAWWHGIYEVAKHFYTELLPEAKEASEKAGKPEVYEEILTKYIKSDPRHVWFIEGFDPQKVEAMKKYYQERYDQKVE